Proteins from a single region of Paenibacillus sp. BIHB 4019:
- a CDS encoding MFS transporter, translating to MREALWSKNFILLMGSNLLLFMALEMLLPTLPVFAAEQGGSQTQIGLIMGLFTFTAVISRLGTGYGIKRLGQKKLLLLGVAISLIALTGYYLAATLAVLLVLRVVHGVGFGIATTLFGTAASDLVPASRRGEGMGFFATGNSISFALGPFFGIWIMTEYGFKALFLIGAVVMLLSLISTCFVRFPRVEKKAPAAAAPVAETGSWMDSVVERKAFMPSLLGLLIGIPFGTVLSFIALFGKEQGLGSVGIFFLVVAISEFLIRFISGPLFDRKGRMWVLLPAAILCIIASVMLYFTHSTAMLLLSGLFYGFGFGALFPALQAWVIDLVEPERRGVATATYYNAFDIGIGSGSILLGAVAAVTNYSTMYLLSGGFFVLYIVLYVGFERRLRSKASSKSSSKSIQA from the coding sequence ATGCGCGAGGCGCTATGGTCAAAAAATTTCATTTTATTAATGGGCTCTAATCTGCTGCTGTTTATGGCGCTTGAGATGCTGCTGCCGACACTTCCCGTGTTTGCCGCGGAGCAGGGAGGCAGCCAAACACAAATTGGTTTGATTATGGGCTTATTTACGTTTACGGCCGTCATTTCCCGGCTTGGAACGGGTTACGGCATTAAGCGGCTGGGCCAGAAGAAGCTGCTGCTTCTTGGAGTAGCCATCAGTCTTATCGCGCTTACCGGCTATTATTTAGCTGCGACCCTTGCCGTACTGCTTGTGCTGCGCGTCGTGCACGGCGTCGGCTTCGGCATTGCAACGACGCTGTTCGGCACAGCGGCCTCCGATTTAGTGCCAGCCTCTCGAAGAGGAGAAGGCATGGGCTTTTTTGCGACAGGGAATTCGATCTCATTCGCTTTAGGACCCTTTTTTGGCATTTGGATTATGACGGAATATGGGTTTAAGGCATTGTTTCTAATTGGGGCAGTTGTTATGCTGCTTAGCTTGATCAGCACCTGCTTTGTCCGCTTTCCGCGTGTGGAGAAGAAGGCGCCAGCCGCAGCCGCTCCTGTGGCGGAAACGGGAAGCTGGATGGACAGCGTCGTGGAGCGCAAGGCGTTTATGCCTTCGCTGCTTGGCCTGCTTATCGGCATTCCTTTCGGCACGGTGCTCAGCTTTATCGCTTTGTTTGGCAAAGAGCAGGGCTTGGGCAGTGTCGGCATTTTCTTCCTTGTCGTGGCAATCAGCGAGTTTCTGATCCGCTTTATTAGCGGCCCGTTGTTTGATCGCAAAGGGCGCATGTGGGTGCTGCTGCCTGCTGCTATTCTATGCATTATTGCTAGCGTCATGCTTTATTTTACGCATTCTACCGCGATGCTGCTGCTGTCGGGGTTGTTTTATGGCTTTGGCTTTGGCGCCCTGTTCCCAGCGCTGCAGGCTTGGGTTATCGATCTTGTAGAGCCAGAGCGCAGAGGCGTAGCGACGGCCACCTATTACAATGCTTTTGACATCGGCATCGGAAGCGGTTCAATATTGCTGGGAGCTGTAGCCGCTGTGACCAACTATTCGACGATGTATTTACTGTCCGGCGGATTTTTCGTCCTGTACATTGTGCTGTATGTAGGCTTTGAACGCAGGCTGCGCAGCAAGGCCAGCAGCAAGTCTAGCAGCAAGTCCATACAAGCTTAG